One window of the Nitrospinota bacterium genome contains the following:
- the pstC gene encoding phosphate ABC transporter permease subunit PstC yields MISVVTTISIIFVLVKETSIFFTHVNVSEFLFGVRWAPLLEPRSFGVLPLVSGTFLIVFGSAVIALPAGLATAIYLSEYASERTRSAVKPVLETLAGIPTVVYGYIALTFITPMLSSVIPHLKVFNAASASIVVGIMILPMIASLCDNAMRAVPDSLRHGGYALGATHFEVTAKIIVPAALSGIMASFVLALSRAIGETMIVTLAAGATPNLTLSFMESIQTMTAYIVQVSLGDTPAGGVEYQTIFAVASLLFLITFCMNVAANRILRKFQEMYD; encoded by the coding sequence ATGATTTCCGTTGTCACCACAATCTCCATCATTTTCGTGCTGGTAAAGGAGACGTCGATATTTTTCACACATGTGAATGTTTCCGAATTTCTTTTTGGCGTGAGATGGGCCCCTTTGCTGGAGCCGCGCTCCTTTGGAGTACTGCCGCTGGTAAGCGGTACGTTCCTTATCGTTTTCGGATCGGCTGTCATCGCCCTTCCTGCGGGACTTGCTACCGCCATCTACCTCAGCGAATACGCTTCGGAAAGAACTCGTTCCGCTGTAAAGCCGGTTCTTGAAACGCTTGCGGGGATACCTACCGTTGTGTACGGCTATATCGCTTTGACATTTATCACTCCGATGCTCTCATCGGTGATTCCGCACCTGAAGGTATTTAACGCCGCGAGCGCTTCCATCGTGGTCGGTATCATGATCCTCCCGATGATCGCCTCGCTGTGCGACAATGCCATGCGGGCGGTACCCGATTCCCTCCGTCACGGCGGATACGCGCTTGGGGCGACCCACTTCGAAGTAACCGCGAAAATCATCGTTCCTGCGGCCCTGTCCGGCATCATGGCCTCTTTCGTGCTCGCTCTCTCCCGCGCGATTGGAGAAACCATGATAGTTACCCTGGCGGCCGGGGCGACCCCCAACCTCACTTTAAGTTTTATGGAGAGTATACAGACGATGACAGCCTACATCGTCCAGGTAAGCCTTGGCGATACGCCGGCGGGAGGGGTGGAATACCAGACCATCTTCGCTGTCGCATCACTGCTGTTCCTAATAACGTTTTGCATGAACGTCGCCGCAAACAGGATTCTCCGCAAGTTCCAGGAGATGTACGATTGA
- a CDS encoding PstS family phosphate ABC transporter substrate-binding protein: MIGAILFSAPGFAFAERLTGSVVIDGSSTLYPITEAVAEEFLAIQPKVRVKVGISGTGGGFKKFLMGETDINDASRPIKEKEQKTAKEKGVEFIELPVAFDGISVVVNPKNSFVDYLTVEELRKIWQPDSTVKKWSDVRKGWPDKAITLYGPGTDSGTFDYFTGEINGKEQSSRSDFTASEDDNVLVQGVNGDEGALGYFGYAYYTENKSRLKIVPVKSGNKPAVTPTVDTIMDGSYSPLARPIFIYISKKSSQKPEVKAFVNFYIENAGALAEEVGYVPLPETVYASGMKRFSNGIAGSLFLEKYNKGKSIEQLYK; the protein is encoded by the coding sequence ATAATCGGCGCCATTCTGTTTTCAGCTCCCGGTTTTGCATTTGCCGAACGCCTTACAGGCTCTGTCGTGATTGACGGTTCAAGCACACTCTACCCAATCACCGAAGCTGTAGCGGAGGAGTTCCTCGCTATTCAGCCGAAAGTAAGGGTAAAGGTCGGCATTTCCGGAACAGGGGGAGGATTCAAAAAGTTTCTGATGGGCGAGACCGACATTAACGACGCGTCCCGCCCCATCAAGGAAAAGGAACAGAAAACAGCAAAGGAAAAAGGGGTGGAATTCATTGAATTGCCGGTTGCTTTCGATGGCATTTCCGTAGTGGTCAACCCGAAAAACAGTTTCGTAGATTACCTCACTGTCGAGGAGCTCAGGAAGATCTGGCAGCCTGACAGCACGGTCAAGAAATGGAGCGACGTCAGAAAAGGATGGCCGGATAAGGCGATCACGCTGTACGGGCCCGGCACCGATTCAGGCACATTTGACTATTTTACCGGTGAGATCAACGGCAAGGAGCAGTCCTCAAGATCCGATTTCACCGCAAGCGAAGACGATAACGTACTTGTGCAAGGCGTTAATGGCGACGAAGGGGCGCTTGGATATTTTGGTTACGCCTATTACACTGAAAACAAATCCAGATTGAAAATTGTCCCTGTTAAATCCGGCAACAAACCCGCGGTCACTCCAACGGTAGATACCATCATGGACGGTTCCTACTCGCCGCTTGCCCGCCCGATTTTTATTTACATCAGCAAAAAGTCTTCGCAAAAACCGGAAGTGAAAGCATTCGTGAACTTCTACATCGAGAACGCGGGAGCTCTCGCCGAAGAGGTAGGATATGTTCCTCTTCCAGAAACCGTTTACGCAAGCGGGATGAAGAGATTCAGCAATGGGATAGCAGGATCCCTGTTCTTGGAAAAATACAACAAAGGGAAGAGCATTGAACAGCTATACAAATAA
- a CDS encoding putative porin — protein MNREYLCRLFSALMLLILNASNNAFAGIKVLEESAKKLEFSGDLRYRFETDENNSKKAPDSETRTRERVRLRFGGGYQASENVEAGFRLATGSSSLHSPHQDLGNKSDGSLSNADFGTDKAFVKYKRNGSWFLAGKNSLPYEQFTKTWFEGDYNPEGLSLGYNASNGSLSLAKFVVQSNGNHAANDNAIFAGFNYDLKLADDTALKFGAATLIVDESSRDDSDRTSTSTTTVTGGGTFDTTAVKVADIPGGDATYNNIELELKYGNFTIGGEYMLGNAAEDRRGGAGIAAKSDTNGVVVFAKVKLTKMFGARAYFHDLGYASIPLLGGWGADDFPQTSNYTGSRVQLDIDTGHGMKIDVRLYTMETKNKDLTSVEAGSDALKAKAAGEATKISRTQVNINVDF, from the coding sequence ATGAATAGAGAATATCTTTGCAGGCTATTTTCTGCATTGATGCTATTAATATTGAACGCGTCAAACAATGCCTTTGCCGGGATTAAAGTATTGGAAGAAAGCGCGAAAAAACTTGAATTCTCAGGTGACCTCAGGTACCGCTTTGAAACTGACGAGAACAACTCGAAAAAGGCCCCCGATTCAGAAACAAGAACACGCGAAAGAGTGCGCCTTCGCTTTGGAGGGGGCTACCAGGCGAGCGAAAACGTAGAAGCCGGATTCAGGCTGGCAACAGGCTCTTCAAGCCTGCACTCTCCACATCAGGACCTTGGGAATAAAAGCGACGGCTCACTGTCAAACGCCGATTTCGGTACAGATAAAGCCTTTGTTAAATATAAACGGAACGGTAGCTGGTTCTTGGCGGGTAAAAACTCTCTTCCATACGAACAGTTCACAAAAACCTGGTTCGAAGGCGATTACAACCCTGAGGGCCTCTCACTCGGCTACAACGCTTCAAACGGTTCATTGTCGCTGGCAAAATTCGTTGTCCAATCCAACGGCAACCATGCTGCAAACGATAACGCCATTTTCGCCGGTTTTAACTACGATCTAAAACTGGCAGATGACACGGCTTTGAAATTCGGCGCCGCAACCCTGATAGTTGATGAGTCTTCGCGCGATGACAGTGACAGGACATCCACGTCGACTACAACGGTTACTGGAGGGGGGACGTTCGACACCACAGCTGTCAAAGTTGCAGATATCCCAGGCGGAGACGCGACATATAACAATATTGAACTCGAGCTGAAATACGGGAATTTCACGATCGGCGGTGAATACATGCTTGGCAATGCCGCTGAAGATAGAAGAGGAGGCGCGGGGATCGCGGCAAAGAGTGATACCAACGGAGTGGTGGTTTTCGCAAAGGTGAAACTGACCAAAATGTTCGGTGCAAGAGCCTATTTTCACGACCTTGGGTACGCCTCCATCCCTCTTCTTGGAGGCTGGGGTGCGGACGATTTTCCGCAAACCTCAAACTATACCGGATCAAGAGTACAGCTGGATATCGATACCGGCCACGGAATGAAGATCGACGTCCGTCTCTACACAATGGAGACCAAAAACAAGGACTTGACATCAGTTGAAGCAGGCTCTGATGCCCTTAAGGCAAAGGCTGCCGGTGAAGCGACAAAGATATCTCGTACACAGGTAAATATAAATGTCGATTTCTAA
- a CDS encoding cell wall metabolism sensor histidine kinase WalK — MIFSSRIFWKMYGGFLVFFLIPIIFAGVSIVGKMEHDFIEQLKESLVSEAILLQIIAEESISGNSHSAIQERLKQIPLEKGARLTVILENGEVLGDTEKDPVEMDNHSNRPEILTARSHGRGFSTRYSDTLNTNMMYLALLVKNNNGFNGYVRTSVSLSSVEEKLGEIRNIVLFSAVSAFIAALILGLFFARHFALPLSNMTSVAQSMSQGDYDRRLSVNRLDEFGKLAKAYNVMAESLKIRIGTIDSERNKLQTILTGMIEGVIALDLSENIVHINSAAGRILEVSPPECLGKSIWKIASFMELKELLANVFNEKEGLKTKLKLSRQFKDTVIEMQISPIYDINYAPAGSVIVMHDVSELHNLEKIRRDFVANISHELKTPITAIRGLIETIIDDEEITPDNRKNFMERAKEQTKRLTSLVDDILALARLESESFVIEKSRVNMNRIILDAVKSLSPVSEEREIEIATELPDTSVEINGDENAITSAISNLLDNALKYTPPKGKIVVRLKTDGLFGVVEIQDNGVGIEQKHHHRIFERFYRVDKARSRELGGTGLGLAIVKHVAQSHGGKVDLESVPGKGSIFRITLPLATTLA, encoded by the coding sequence ATGATCTTTAGTTCCCGTATCTTCTGGAAGATGTACGGAGGATTTCTTGTCTTCTTCCTGATACCGATCATCTTTGCCGGTGTATCTATCGTTGGCAAAATGGAGCATGATTTCATTGAGCAACTTAAGGAATCCCTCGTTTCGGAGGCCATATTGCTTCAGATAATTGCAGAAGAGTCCATATCCGGCAATTCCCATAGCGCTATTCAGGAGAGGTTGAAGCAGATACCTCTTGAGAAAGGCGCCAGATTAACTGTCATTCTGGAAAATGGGGAAGTTCTAGGCGATACCGAAAAGGACCCTGTCGAGATGGACAATCATTCCAACAGACCGGAGATCCTTACTGCCAGATCGCATGGACGGGGCTTTTCCACCAGATACAGCGATACATTGAATACCAATATGATGTATCTGGCTCTCCTGGTAAAAAACAACAACGGATTCAACGGATACGTCCGAACTTCTGTTTCGCTTTCTTCCGTCGAGGAAAAACTTGGCGAGATACGAAACATTGTCCTGTTCAGCGCCGTCTCGGCTTTTATTGCCGCTCTTATTCTGGGACTTTTTTTCGCTAGACATTTCGCTCTTCCATTGTCCAACATGACGTCGGTTGCCCAATCGATGTCCCAAGGCGATTACGACCGCAGACTTTCCGTGAACAGGCTGGATGAATTTGGAAAACTCGCAAAAGCCTACAACGTGATGGCGGAAAGCCTCAAAATCCGGATCGGCACAATAGACAGCGAGAGGAACAAACTGCAAACCATATTAACCGGCATGATAGAAGGTGTTATCGCGCTTGATCTGTCCGAGAATATCGTGCATATAAATTCCGCCGCCGGTCGCATACTCGAAGTATCGCCCCCTGAATGTCTTGGCAAATCGATATGGAAAATTGCGAGTTTTATGGAACTAAAGGAACTTCTGGCCAACGTATTCAATGAAAAGGAGGGATTGAAAACAAAACTGAAACTTTCCAGGCAATTCAAGGATACCGTCATTGAAATGCAGATATCCCCCATTTACGACATAAACTATGCGCCGGCAGGCTCGGTAATAGTAATGCATGATGTGTCCGAGCTTCACAATCTTGAAAAAATTCGCAGGGATTTTGTAGCCAATATTTCCCACGAACTCAAAACGCCCATTACTGCGATACGTGGACTCATTGAAACAATAATCGATGACGAAGAGATTACTCCCGACAACAGAAAGAACTTCATGGAGAGAGCGAAAGAACAGACGAAGCGTCTTACCAGCCTGGTGGACGATATTCTCGCCCTTGCCCGCCTGGAATCAGAAAGTTTCGTCATTGAAAAAAGCCGGGTGAATATGAACAGGATAATCCTTGATGCGGTAAAGTCTCTCTCGCCAGTCAGCGAAGAAAGGGAGATCGAAATAGCCACCGAGCTTCCCGATACATCTGTTGAAATAAATGGAGATGAGAACGCCATTACCTCTGCCATAAGCAACCTTCTCGACAACGCTTTAAAGTACACGCCTCCAAAAGGAAAAATCGTTGTCCGCCTTAAAACTGACGGCCTGTTTGGGGTCGTCGAAATTCAGGATAACGGCGTTGGCATTGAACAGAAACACCATCACAGGATATTTGAAAGGTTTTACAGGGTAGACAAGGCGCGTTCAAGGGAACTCGGCGGAACCGGTCTCGGCCTTGCCATTGTCAAGCATGTAGCACAAAGTCATGGCGGGAAGGTTGATCTGGAAAGCGTACCTGGAAAAGGGAGCATCTTCCGCATAACTCTTCCGTTGGCTACAACGCTCGCCTGA